The Pseudomonas sp. G2-4 genome window below encodes:
- a CDS encoding multicopper oxidase family protein → MSFSRRQILGGLAGLVVVGVGAGGASRYWLGKMADAEAGHDYELIAAPLDVELVAGHKTQAWAFGPSAPGTELRVRQGEWLRVRFINHLPVATTIHWHGIRLPLEMDGVPYVSQLPVLPGEYFDYKFRVPDAGSYWYHPHVNSSEELGRGLVGPLIIEEREPTGFKYEQTLSLKSWHVDEQGEFVAFSIPREAARGGTAGRLATINGVPQAVIDLPAGQITRVRLLNLDNTLTYRLNIPGVEAQIYALDGNPIEPRPLGKEYWLGPGMRICLAIKAPPAGEELSLRNGPVRLGTLRSVPNSDAPSQWPPALPPNPVSEPDLANAEKLNFNFEWVGSVSVNVDNGKPPSLWQINGKAWDITDKTCADRPIATLKKGQSYIFELKNMTQYQHPIHLHGMSFKVIASNRHKVVPYFTDTYLLGKNERAQVALVADNPGVWMFHCHVIDHMETGLMAAIEVA, encoded by the coding sequence ATGTCCTTTTCCCGTCGCCAAATACTCGGTGGCCTGGCCGGTCTTGTTGTCGTTGGCGTAGGCGCGGGGGGCGCATCGCGGTATTGGCTGGGCAAGATGGCCGACGCAGAGGCGGGTCACGACTATGAACTGATCGCGGCGCCCCTGGACGTTGAGCTGGTGGCTGGGCATAAGACCCAGGCTTGGGCGTTTGGTCCGTCAGCCCCGGGCACTGAGCTGCGGGTGCGCCAGGGCGAGTGGCTGCGAGTGCGCTTCATCAATCACCTGCCGGTGGCCACCACCATTCACTGGCACGGGATCCGTCTGCCGCTGGAGATGGACGGCGTGCCGTACGTCTCGCAACTGCCGGTGCTGCCGGGCGAGTACTTCGATTATAAATTCCGCGTGCCGGACGCCGGCAGCTATTGGTATCACCCCCACGTCAACAGCAGCGAAGAGCTCGGGCGTGGGCTGGTGGGGCCGCTGATCATCGAAGAGCGCGAACCCACCGGCTTCAAATACGAACAGACCCTGAGCCTGAAGAGCTGGCACGTGGATGAACAAGGCGAATTCGTCGCCTTCAGCATTCCCCGTGAGGCGGCCCGTGGCGGCACGGCCGGGCGCCTGGCGACCATCAACGGCGTGCCGCAGGCGGTGATTGATCTGCCAGCCGGGCAGATCACCCGGGTGCGCTTGCTCAACCTGGACAATACCCTGACCTACCGCCTCAATATTCCAGGTGTCGAAGCGCAGATCTATGCGCTGGACGGCAACCCCATCGAACCGCGCCCGCTGGGCAAGGAATACTGGCTTGGCCCGGGCATGCGCATTTGCCTGGCGATCAAGGCGCCGCCGGCCGGCGAGGAGTTGTCGTTGCGCAATGGTCCGGTGCGCCTGGGCACCCTGCGCTCGGTGCCTAACAGTGACGCACCGAGCCAATGGCCGCCGGCCCTGCCGCCCAACCCGGTGTCCGAGCCGGACCTGGCCAATGCCGAGAAACTCAACTTCAATTTCGAATGGGTCGGTTCGGTGTCGGTCAACGTCGACAACGGCAAGCCGCCGAGCCTGTGGCAGATCAACGGCAAGGCCTGGGACATCACCGACAAGACCTGCGCCGACCGGCCAATTGCCACGCTGAAAAAAGGCCAGAGCTACATTTTTGAATTGAAGAACATGACTCAGTATCAGCACCCGATCCACTTGCATGGCATGAGCTTCAAGGTGATCGCGTCCAACCGCCACAAAGTCGTGCCGTACTTCACCGACACCTACCTGCTAGGCAAGAACGAGCGGGCGCAGGTGGCGTTGGTGGCGGATAATCCAGGCGTGTGGATGTTCCACTGCCATGTGATCGACCACATGGAAACCGGCCTGATGGCCGCCATCGAGGTGGCGTGA
- the tadA gene encoding tRNA adenosine(34) deaminase TadA: protein MRQIRPAKIIDRSRDQDFMREALALAAQGAALGEVPVGAVLVQDGEIIGRGFNCPISGHDPSAHAEMVAIRAAAQAVSNYRLPGSTLYVTLEPCSMCAGLIVHSRIARVVYGALEPKAGIVQSQGQFFSQGFLNHRVMYEGGVLAEECSAVLSEFFKARRAKSQD from the coding sequence ATGCGTCAGATTCGCCCCGCCAAAATCATTGACCGCAGCCGTGACCAGGACTTCATGCGCGAAGCCTTGGCCCTCGCCGCACAAGGCGCTGCCCTGGGTGAAGTGCCGGTGGGCGCGGTGCTGGTGCAGGACGGCGAAATTATCGGGCGTGGCTTCAACTGCCCGATCAGCGGCCACGACCCCAGCGCCCACGCGGAAATGGTCGCCATCCGCGCCGCCGCCCAGGCGGTGAGCAACTATCGCCTGCCCGGCAGCACGCTCTATGTGACGCTGGAGCCGTGCAGCATGTGCGCCGGCCTCATCGTCCACTCGCGCATCGCCCGGGTCGTCTACGGCGCCCTGGAGCCCAAGGCCGGCATCGTGCAGAGCCAGGGGCAGTTTTTCAGCCAGGGGTTCCTGAATCATCGGGTGATGTACGAAGGGGGCGTGCTGGCCGAGGAGTGCAGCGCGGTGTTGAGCGAGTTCTTCAAGGCGCGAAGAGCCAAATCGCAAGATTGA
- the cmoB gene encoding tRNA 5-methoxyuridine(34)/uridine 5-oxyacetic acid(34) synthase CmoB — MIDLSPLARHLAGTPLADWAATLQAQLDSKMEKGHGDLERWQSALDALPVLQPSEIDLLNGLTLDTDCSDETRAQMRTALMGLSPWRKGPFDLFGVHVDTEWRSDWKWSRVAPHLDLKGKRILDVGCGNGYYMWRMLGAGADTVIGVDPNWLFFCQFQAVQRYLSQPNAWHLPFPFEALPAELEGFDTVFSMGVFYHRRSPIEHLLALKDCLVKGGELVLETLVIEGDEHQVLVPEDRYAQMRNVWFLPSVPALERWLRRAGFSDVRCVDVSLTTVEEQRGTEWMKYQSLSDFLDPADHSKTIEGLPAPMRAVIVARK, encoded by the coding sequence ATGATTGATCTGTCTCCCCTCGCCCGTCACCTGGCCGGCACCCCCCTGGCCGATTGGGCCGCGACGCTACAAGCGCAACTCGACAGCAAAATGGAAAAGGGCCATGGCGACCTGGAGCGCTGGCAAAGCGCCCTCGACGCCTTGCCGGTGCTGCAGCCAAGCGAGATCGACTTGCTGAACGGCCTGACCCTCGATACCGATTGCTCCGACGAAACCCGCGCCCAGATGCGTACGGCACTGATGGGCCTGTCGCCATGGCGCAAGGGGCCGTTCGACCTGTTCGGCGTGCACGTGGACACCGAGTGGCGCTCGGACTGGAAGTGGTCGCGGGTAGCGCCGCATTTGGATCTCAAGGGCAAACGCATCCTCGATGTGGGCTGCGGCAACGGTTACTACATGTGGCGGATGCTCGGCGCCGGGGCCGACACCGTGATCGGTGTCGACCCCAACTGGCTGTTCTTCTGCCAGTTCCAGGCCGTGCAACGCTACCTTTCGCAGCCCAACGCCTGGCACCTGCCGTTTCCGTTCGAGGCCTTGCCGGCGGAGTTGGAAGGCTTCGACACGGTGTTTTCCATGGGCGTTTTCTACCACCGTCGTTCGCCCATCGAACACCTGCTGGCCCTCAAGGACTGCCTGGTCAAGGGCGGCGAACTGGTGTTGGAAACCCTGGTGATCGAAGGGGATGAACATCAGGTGCTGGTACCCGAAGATCGCTACGCGCAGATGCGCAACGTATGGTTCCTGCCCTCGGTACCGGCCCTGGAACGCTGGTTGCGCCGCGCCGGGTTCAGCGATGTGCGTTGCGTGGACGTGAGCCTGACCACCGTGGAAGAACAGCGCGGTACCGAATGGATGAAGTATCAGTCGCTAAGCGACTTCCTCGACCCCGCCGACCACAGCAAGACCATCGAAGGTCTGCCGGCGCCGATGCGGGCGGTGATTGTGGCGCGTAAATAA
- the cmoA gene encoding carboxy-S-adenosyl-L-methionine synthase CmoA, whose product MSKEPDRLFAQPLAQVPDFAFNEDVVRVFPDMIKRSVPGYPTIVENLGVLAAQFAQPNSVLYDLGSSLGAVTQALRRHVRTDGCRVMAVDNSAAMVERCREYLNGQDSMFQELLPVEVIEGDILALTFQPASVVALNFTLQFIAPDQRTALLGRIRQSLLPGGALILSEKLRFNDTEEHALLNDLHVAFKRANGYSELEIAQKRSAIENVMKPDSLEEHRERLLAAGFSKVVPWFQCLNFASLIALP is encoded by the coding sequence GTGAGCAAAGAGCCCGATCGTCTATTCGCCCAACCCCTGGCCCAAGTGCCTGACTTCGCCTTCAACGAGGACGTGGTGCGGGTGTTTCCGGACATGATCAAGCGTTCGGTGCCGGGTTACCCGACCATTGTCGAGAACCTCGGCGTGCTCGCCGCACAATTCGCCCAACCCAACAGCGTGCTCTATGACCTGGGTTCATCCCTGGGCGCGGTGACCCAGGCGCTGCGCCGTCATGTGCGCACCGACGGTTGCCGGGTGATGGCAGTGGATAACTCGGCAGCGATGGTCGAGCGCTGCCGGGAATATCTCAACGGCCAGGACTCGATGTTCCAGGAACTGCTGCCGGTGGAAGTGATTGAAGGCGACATCCTCGCCCTGACCTTCCAGCCGGCCTCAGTGGTGGCGCTGAATTTCACCCTGCAATTCATCGCACCGGACCAACGCACTGCGCTGTTGGGCCGCATCCGCCAATCGCTGCTGCCCGGCGGTGCCCTGATTCTTTCGGAGAAGCTGCGCTTCAACGATACCGAGGAACATGCGTTGCTCAACGACCTGCATGTGGCGTTCAAGCGCGCCAATGGCTACAGCGAACTGGAAATTGCCCAGAAACGCAGCGCCATCGAAAACGTCATGAAGCCCGACAGCCTCGAAGAACACCGCGAACGCCTGCTGGCGGCCGGGTTCTCGAAAGTCGTGCCGTGGTTCCAGTGTCTTAACTTCGCCTCGTTGATTGCCCTGCCATGA
- a CDS encoding lysoplasmalogenase codes for MGWLILALMGAAAYLYGLTVHATLLCLLVKPMPVLALLGWLHDAPPREYRRWISLGLICSLVGDVLLAWPGDLFVFGLGAFLLAHLAYLKAYLSDCRRPALLPLALALGIGAVLLGILVSNGLGPLLVPVIVYGLVISAMLWRALARLGSEVPKRSAWLAAAGALAFVFSDSVIGINRFVAPFHAAPYLIIISYWLGQWGITASAFARKPH; via the coding sequence GTGGGGTGGCTGATCCTTGCACTGATGGGCGCAGCCGCCTACCTGTACGGCCTGACCGTACACGCCACGCTGCTATGCCTGCTGGTCAAGCCGATGCCGGTGCTGGCCCTGCTCGGCTGGCTGCACGATGCGCCACCCCGCGAGTATCGACGCTGGATCAGCCTGGGCTTGATCTGCTCACTGGTGGGCGATGTGTTGCTGGCTTGGCCGGGGGACCTGTTCGTGTTCGGCCTCGGCGCATTTCTGTTGGCACACCTGGCCTACCTGAAAGCCTACCTCAGCGACTGTCGTCGCCCAGCGCTGCTGCCGCTGGCCCTGGCGTTGGGTATCGGCGCGGTGCTGTTGGGGATCCTGGTGTCGAACGGCCTCGGACCGCTGTTGGTTCCCGTCATTGTCTATGGCCTGGTCATCAGCGCCATGCTCTGGCGAGCGCTGGCGCGACTGGGCAGCGAAGTGCCGAAACGCTCGGCCTGGCTGGCTGCCGCCGGGGCGCTGGCGTTTGTTTTTTCCGACAGTGTGATTGGTATCAACCGGTTCGTGGCGCCCTTCCATGCCGCGCCTTACCTGATCATCATCAGTTATTGGCTAGGCCAATGGGGCATTACAGCGTCGGCGTTCGCCCGAAAGCCACACTGA
- a CDS encoding protease inhibitor I42 family protein — MSLTRLLVLVSLALLSACATQSKHNVTVEKLSQCPVRLNSGQNLILSLPSNPTTGYRWAIQDSAGGVLKALGPEVYRNPEDAGIVGAAGVSTWRFQAFSAGTGRLRLTYQQPWAPEVPPVETFDCAIAVN, encoded by the coding sequence ATGTCCCTCACTCGCCTGCTTGTCCTTGTCAGCCTCGCCCTATTGAGCGCCTGCGCCACGCAATCGAAACACAACGTGACCGTGGAAAAACTGAGCCAGTGCCCGGTGCGACTCAACAGTGGACAAAACCTGATCCTGAGCTTGCCCAGCAACCCCACCACCGGCTATCGCTGGGCGATCCAGGATTCGGCGGGCGGCGTGCTGAAGGCCCTGGGGCCGGAGGTTTATCGTAATCCTGAAGATGCCGGCATCGTCGGCGCCGCCGGTGTGTCGACCTGGCGCTTCCAGGCGTTCAGCGCCGGCACCGGTCGTTTGCGCCTGACCTATCAACAACCTTGGGCACCGGAAGTGCCGCCCGTGGAAACCTTCGACTGCGCCATTGCGGTGAATTGA
- the lon gene encoding endopeptidase La translates to MSDQHSTEATNDYADSEHIEHTSSGTGLALPGQNLPDKVYIIPIHNRPFFPAQVLPVIVNEEPWAETLELVAKSDHHSLALFFMDSPQEDPRHFDTSALPLYGTLVKVHHASREAGKLQFVAQGLTRVRIRTWLKHHRPPYLVEVEYPHQPSEPTDEVKAYGMALINAIKELLPLNPLYSEELKNYLNRFSPNDPSPLTDFAAALTSATGSELQEVLDCVPMLKRMEKVLPMLRKEVEVARLQKEISAEVNNKIGEHQREFFLKEQLKVIQQELGLTKDDRSADLEQFEQRLEGKTLSAQAQKRIEEEMNKLSILETGSPEYAVTRNYLDWATSVPWGVFGQDKLDLKHARKVLDQHHAGLDDIKDRILEFLAVGAYKGEISGSIVLLVGPPGVGKTSVGKSIAESLGRPFYRFSVGGMRDEAEIKGHRRTYIGAQPGKLVQALKDVEVMNPVIMLDEIDKMGQSYQGDPASALLETLDPEQNVEFLDHYLDLRLDLSKVLFVCTANTLDSIPGPLLDRMEVIRLSGYITEEKVAIAKRHLWPKQLAKAGVSKGSLSINDSALKALIDGYAREAGVRQLEKQLGKLVRKAVMKLIDDPKAVIKLGPKDLEASLGKPVFRNEQVLSGIGVITGLAWTSMGGATLPIEATRIHTLNRGFKLTGQLGEVMKESAEIAHSYVSSHLKQFGGDPKFFDEAFVHLHVPEGATPKDGPSAGVTMASALLSLARNQPPKKGVAMTGELTLTGHVLPIGGVREKVIAARRQKINELILPEANRGNFEELPDYLKEGVTVHFAKRFADVAKVLF, encoded by the coding sequence ATGAGCGACCAGCACTCGACTGAAGCCACCAACGATTACGCTGACTCAGAACACATCGAACACACCTCCTCCGGCACCGGCCTGGCCCTGCCTGGCCAGAACCTGCCGGACAAGGTCTACATCATTCCCATCCACAATCGCCCGTTCTTCCCGGCCCAGGTGTTGCCGGTCATCGTCAATGAAGAACCCTGGGCCGAAACCCTGGAACTGGTGGCCAAGTCCGACCATCACTCCCTGGCGCTGTTCTTCATGGACTCGCCCCAGGAAGACCCGCGCCACTTCGACACCTCGGCACTGCCGCTGTATGGCACGCTGGTCAAGGTGCATCACGCCAGCCGCGAGGCCGGCAAACTGCAGTTCGTTGCCCAGGGCCTGACACGCGTGCGCATCCGCACCTGGCTCAAGCACCACCGCCCGCCCTATCTGGTGGAGGTCGAATACCCACACCAGCCAAGCGAGCCGACCGACGAGGTCAAGGCCTACGGCATGGCGCTGATCAATGCGATCAAGGAACTGCTGCCGCTCAATCCGCTGTACAGCGAGGAGCTGAAGAACTACCTCAACCGCTTCAGTCCCAACGACCCTTCGCCGCTGACCGACTTCGCCGCCGCCCTCACCTCCGCCACCGGCAGTGAGTTGCAGGAAGTGCTCGACTGCGTGCCGATGCTCAAGCGCATGGAAAAAGTGCTGCCGATGCTGCGCAAGGAAGTCGAAGTGGCGCGGCTGCAGAAAGAGATTTCCGCCGAGGTCAACAACAAGATCGGCGAACATCAGCGCGAGTTCTTCCTCAAGGAGCAGCTCAAGGTCATCCAGCAAGAGCTGGGGCTGACCAAGGACGACCGCAGCGCCGACCTCGAACAATTCGAGCAACGCCTGGAAGGCAAGACCCTGTCGGCCCAGGCGCAGAAGCGCATCGAAGAGGAGATGAACAAGCTCTCCATCCTGGAAACCGGCTCGCCGGAATACGCCGTCACCCGCAATTACCTCGATTGGGCGACTTCGGTGCCGTGGGGTGTGTTCGGCCAGGACAAGCTTGACCTCAAGCATGCCCGCAAGGTTCTCGACCAGCACCACGCCGGCCTGGATGACATCAAGGACCGTATCCTGGAATTCCTCGCCGTCGGTGCCTACAAAGGCGAAATCAGCGGCTCCATCGTGCTGCTGGTGGGTCCGCCGGGCGTGGGCAAGACCAGCGTCGGCAAGTCCATTGCCGAATCCCTGGGGCGGCCGTTCTACCGTTTCAGCGTCGGCGGCATGCGCGACGAGGCGGAGATCAAGGGCCATCGGCGCACCTACATCGGGGCACAGCCGGGCAAGCTGGTGCAGGCACTCAAGGACGTCGAAGTGATGAACCCGGTGATCATGCTCGACGAGATCGACAAGATGGGCCAGAGCTACCAGGGCGACCCGGCGTCGGCCCTGCTGGAGACCCTCGACCCGGAACAGAACGTCGAGTTTCTCGACCACTACCTGGACCTGCGCCTGGACCTGTCGAAAGTGCTCTTCGTCTGCACCGCCAACACCCTGGACTCAATCCCCGGCCCACTGCTGGACCGGATGGAAGTGATCCGCCTGTCGGGCTACATCACCGAAGAAAAAGTCGCCATCGCCAAGCGCCACTTGTGGCCCAAGCAGTTGGCCAAGGCCGGTGTGTCCAAGGGCAGCTTGAGTATCAACGACAGCGCCCTCAAGGCCCTGATCGACGGCTATGCCCGTGAAGCTGGGGTGCGGCAACTGGAGAAACAACTGGGCAAACTGGTGCGCAAGGCCGTCATGAAACTGATCGATGACCCGAAGGCCGTCATCAAGCTTGGGCCGAAAGACCTGGAGGCGTCCCTGGGCAAACCGGTGTTCCGTAACGAGCAGGTCTTGTCTGGCATCGGCGTGATTACCGGCCTGGCCTGGACCAGCATGGGCGGCGCCACCTTGCCGATCGAAGCGACACGCATCCACACCCTCAACCGCGGCTTCAAGCTGACCGGGCAATTGGGGGAAGTGATGAAGGAGTCGGCGGAAATCGCCCACAGCTACGTCAGCTCGCATTTGAAGCAATTTGGTGGCGACCCGAAATTTTTCGATGAAGCCTTCGTCCACCTGCACGTACCGGAAGGCGCCACGCCCAAGGATGGCCCAAGTGCCGGGGTGACCATGGCCAGCGCCTTGCTGTCCCTGGCCCGCAACCAGCCGCCGAAAAAAGGCGTGGCCATGACCGGCGAACTGACCCTCACCGGGCATGTGCTGCCGATTGGCGGGGTGCGTGAGAAGGTGATCGCGGCGCGCCGGCAGAAAATCAACGAACTGATCCTGCCGGAAGCCAACCGGGGCAACTTCGAAGAACTGCCGGACTACCTCAAGGAAGGTGTGACGGTGCACTTTGCCAAGCGGTTTGCCGATGTGGCCAAGGTGTTGTTCTGA
- a CDS encoding MFS transporter codes for MTTTTCNEAVPAQPTNSATRVATASFIGTAIEFYDFYVYATAAALVIGPVFFPQTSGTAQMLSSFLTFGIAFLARPLGSALFGHFGDRIGRKSTLVASLLLMGVCTTLIGVLPGYASIGAWAPILLCLLRFGQGLGLGGEWGGAALLATENAPKGKRAWFGMFPQLGPSIGFLAANGLFLTLAMTLDDEQFRSWGWRIPFLLSAVLVLVGLYVRLKLHETPVFANAMARQERVKIPLVELFSQYWAPTLLGAAAMVVCYALFYISTVFSLSYGVATLGYSRETFLGLLCFAVLFMAAATPLSAWASDRYGRKPVLLIGGVLAIASGFAMEPLLTHGSTAGVALFLCIELFLMGVTFAPMGALLPELFPTHVRYTGASAAYNLGGIVGASAAPFFAQKLVAMGGLSYVGGYVSGAAVLSVIAVLCLKETRHNDLNRVV; via the coding sequence ATGACAACCACCACTTGCAACGAGGCAGTGCCTGCCCAGCCGACGAACTCCGCCACCCGCGTGGCGACCGCGAGTTTCATCGGCACCGCCATCGAGTTCTACGACTTCTACGTCTACGCCACGGCCGCCGCCCTGGTGATCGGGCCGGTGTTCTTCCCACAAACCTCAGGCACGGCACAGATGCTGTCGTCCTTTCTGACCTTCGGCATCGCCTTCCTCGCCCGCCCACTGGGATCGGCGCTGTTCGGCCACTTCGGTGACCGGATCGGGCGCAAGTCCACGCTGGTGGCGTCCCTGTTGCTGATGGGCGTGTGCACCACCCTCATCGGCGTGCTGCCCGGTTACGCCAGTATTGGCGCCTGGGCGCCGATCCTGCTGTGCTTGCTGCGCTTCGGCCAGGGCCTTGGGTTGGGCGGTGAATGGGGCGGCGCGGCGTTGCTCGCCACCGAGAACGCCCCCAAGGGCAAGCGCGCCTGGTTCGGCATGTTCCCGCAACTGGGACCCTCCATCGGCTTCCTGGCGGCCAACGGGCTGTTCCTGACCCTGGCCATGACCCTGGACGACGAGCAGTTTCGTTCCTGGGGCTGGCGGATCCCCTTCCTGCTCAGCGCGGTGCTGGTGCTCGTCGGCCTCTATGTGCGGCTCAAGCTCCATGAAACCCCGGTATTCGCCAATGCCATGGCCCGTCAGGAACGAGTGAAAATCCCCTTGGTCGAGCTGTTCAGCCAATACTGGGCACCGACGTTGCTGGGCGCGGCAGCCATGGTGGTGTGTTACGCGCTCTTCTACATCTCGACGGTGTTTTCCCTGAGCTACGGCGTGGCCACCCTCGGCTACAGCCGCGAGACGTTCCTGGGCCTGCTGTGCTTTGCTGTGCTGTTCATGGCCGCCGCCACGCCCTTGTCGGCCTGGGCCAGCGACCGCTACGGGCGCAAACCGGTGCTGCTGATCGGCGGTGTGCTGGCGATTGCCTCGGGTTTCGCCATGGAACCCTTGCTGACCCACGGCTCGACCGCAGGCGTGGCGCTGTTCCTGTGCATAGAGCTGTTCCTGATGGGCGTGACCTTCGCGCCCATGGGCGCCTTGCTGCCGGAGCTGTTCCCAACCCATGTGCGCTATACCGGCGCGTCGGCGGCCTACAACCTGGGCGGCATCGTCGGCGCCTCGGCAGCGCCGTTCTTCGCCCAGAAACTGGTGGCAATGGGCGGCCTGAGCTACGTTGGGGGCTATGTGTCGGGGGCTGCGGTGCTCAGTGTGATCGCCGTGTTGTGCCTGAAAGAGACACGCCATAACGATTTGAACAGGGTCGTTTGA
- a CDS encoding transporter associated domain-containing protein, translating to MDTLPVGPLFAVLVVLILWSALFTAIEAAQLHLLAQRKASRANDKPLVTLNFPRDSLILCNTLCRTLAVVIGTLLAIFTWLENGPWMAWLGTSAALLVFADYLPRTLAVRQPDAVLTLGNALLGVPLKILYPFAWLLNGISQLLLRPFARKRSVVQQSDDEMPAPAHNEHEPEHRNSRLHTISGIHALDNITVNDILLPRSEVDGINLDDPIGDIIEQLRLNRRTRLPVFHSDINQVEAVLNTRQIRHLLADASLTKEALLAACHEPYFVPESTPLQLQLLNFHKQQRRLGMVVDEYGEVLGIVTLEDILEEIVGEFESQHSLDNPHVHPQPDGRLMIDGAASIRELNRTLGWHLPCDGPKTLNGLVTEALETIPESPVCLKIGRYRLEIIETVDNRVSQVLVWHNSSVPAVS from the coding sequence ATGGATACCTTGCCCGTGGGGCCGCTGTTCGCTGTGTTGGTCGTGCTGATCCTCTGGTCGGCCCTGTTTACCGCGATCGAAGCCGCCCAACTGCACCTGCTGGCCCAACGCAAGGCCTCGCGCGCCAACGACAAACCGCTGGTGACGCTGAATTTCCCCCGGGACAGCCTGATTCTGTGCAATACCCTCTGCCGCACCCTGGCCGTGGTGATCGGCACGTTGCTGGCGATTTTTACCTGGCTGGAAAACGGTCCCTGGATGGCCTGGCTCGGCACCAGTGCGGCCCTGCTGGTCTTCGCCGATTACCTGCCGCGCACCCTGGCCGTCCGCCAGCCCGATGCGGTGCTGACACTCGGCAATGCCCTGCTTGGCGTGCCCCTGAAGATTCTTTACCCCTTTGCCTGGCTGTTGAATGGCATCAGTCAGTTGCTGCTGCGCCCATTTGCCCGCAAGCGCAGCGTGGTACAGCAAAGCGACGACGAGATGCCCGCTCCTGCGCACAATGAGCACGAGCCGGAGCACCGCAACAGCCGGCTGCACACGATTTCCGGCATCCATGCCCTGGACAACATTACCGTCAATGACATCCTGCTGCCGCGCAGCGAAGTCGATGGCATCAACCTCGACGACCCCATTGGCGACATCATTGAACAGTTGCGCCTGAACCGGCGTACACGCCTGCCGGTGTTCCACAGCGATATCAATCAGGTCGAGGCGGTGCTCAACACCCGCCAGATCCGTCATCTGCTGGCGGACGCGAGCCTCACCAAGGAAGCACTGCTGGCCGCCTGCCACGAACCTTACTTCGTGCCCGAAAGCACGCCGCTGCAGCTGCAATTGTTGAATTTCCACAAGCAGCAACGGCGCCTGGGCATGGTGGTGGACGAATACGGCGAAGTGCTGGGCATCGTCACCCTGGAAGACATTCTCGAAGAAATCGTCGGTGAATTCGAAAGCCAGCACAGCCTCGACAACCCCCACGTCCATCCCCAGCCCGATGGGCGCTTGATGATCGATGGCGCCGCGTCGATCCGCGAACTGAACAGGACCCTGGGCTGGCATCTACCTTGCGACGGCCCCAAGACCCTCAACGGGCTGGTGACCGAAGCGCTGGAAACCATCCCGGAAAGCCCGGTATGCCTGAAGATCGGCCGTTATAGGCTGGAAATCATCGAGACCGTGGACAACCGCGTCAGCCAAGTGCTGGTGTGGCATAACAGTTCGGTGCCTGCCGTTTCCTGA
- the ccsA gene encoding cytochrome c biogenesis protein CcsA encodes MLPLSPSLLATLAAACLYAAATLYQGTRLATGAKANKRLLVTLGVLAVLGHAASLYTHLMTPIGLGLDFFNAASLIAVAVIALTLVACSRIPVENLLVLLFPLGLATVLLAQFAPSGTVQIIDEEPGILAHILLSILAYGLFTIAVFQALLLLVQDHQLKHKHPSGLIRNFPPLQTMESLLFGFLWAGWTLLSLSLLSGWLFVENLFAQHLVHKTLLACLAWVVFSVLLWGRNRLGWRGHKAIRWTLAGFCLLMLAYFGSKLVREYILHI; translated from the coding sequence ATGCTCCCCTTGTCACCCAGTTTGCTTGCCACTCTCGCCGCCGCCTGCCTCTATGCCGCTGCGACCCTCTATCAAGGCACCCGCCTGGCCACCGGCGCCAAGGCGAACAAACGCCTGCTGGTCACGCTTGGCGTGCTGGCGGTGCTCGGCCATGCGGCCAGCCTTTATACCCATTTGATGACGCCGATCGGCCTGGGCCTGGACTTTTTCAATGCCGCCAGCCTGATCGCCGTGGCCGTGATCGCCCTGACGCTGGTGGCTTGCTCGCGCATCCCGGTGGAAAACCTGCTGGTGCTGCTTTTCCCGCTAGGGCTGGCCACGGTGCTGCTGGCGCAGTTCGCGCCGTCGGGCACGGTGCAGATCATCGACGAAGAGCCCGGCATCCTGGCCCACATCCTGCTGTCGATCCTCGCCTACGGCCTGTTCACCATCGCGGTGTTCCAGGCGTTGCTGCTGCTGGTGCAGGATCACCAACTCAAGCACAAGCACCCGTCAGGGCTGATCCGCAACTTCCCGCCGCTGCAAACCATGGAAAGCCTGCTGTTCGGCTTCCTCTGGGCCGGCTGGACCCTGCTGTCGCTGTCGCTGCTCTCCGGCTGGCTGTTCGTCGAGAACCTGTTCGCCCAGCATCTGGTGCACAAAACCCTGCTGGCCTGCCTGGCGTGGGTGGTGTTCAGCGTGCTGCTGTGGGGCCGCAACCGTCTCGGCTGGCGTGGTCATAAGGCGATTCGCTGGACCCTGGCCGGTTTCTGCTTGCTGATGCTGGCTTACTTCGGCAGCAAGCTGGTCCGTGAATACATCCTGCATATCTGA